One Candidatus Margulisiibacteriota bacterium DNA segment encodes these proteins:
- a CDS encoding STAS domain-containing protein gives MKNINVSYIDDVCYLVINGDIEFNESEQLLDKVNSLMIKPHPKIVIDLGNCKYIDSLGLSTFNRVHEISKKNNKKLILCNLDKDCEDILFMTTLWNKVPILKDLKSCIQSAN, from the coding sequence ATGAAAAATATTAATGTATCATACATTGATGACGTATGTTATCTTGTGATTAACGGTGACATTGAATTTAATGAATCAGAACAATTGTTAGACAAGGTTAACTCCTTAATGATAAAACCTCATCCCAAAATAGTGATTGATTTAGGAAACTGTAAATATATCGACAGTCTTGGACTAAGCACCTTTAATCGAGTCCACGAAATTTCCAAAAAAAATAACAAAAAACTAATACTTTGTAACTTAGATAAAGATTGTGAAGATATTCTGTTTATGACAACTCTTTGGAACAAAGTTCCAATCTTGAAAGACCTAAAAAGTTGTATTCAATCTGCTAACTGA
- a CDS encoding 4Fe-4S binding protein, which produces MVYKISSDDCIICGACDSSCPVEAISEADDKRVIDASSCISCGACVDTCPVNAISED; this is translated from the coding sequence ATGGTTTATAAGATTAGTAGTGATGATTGTATTATCTGTGGTGCATGTGATTCTTCATGTCCAGTAGAAGCTATCTCTGAAGCGGATGACAAAAGAGTAATCGACGCATCAAGTTGTATTTCTTGTGGTGCCTGTGTTGACACTTGTCCAGTAAACGCTATTTCTGAAGATTAA
- a CDS encoding WecB/TagA/CpsF family glycosyltransferase, whose product MDNNLLGFSFFSGNYQSLIKEIDNYLRKNQSCFIITPTTEILYASYKDSYLSGILKSADILLPDSITLVKLAKVFRKGFTKRVTGIDTIYALGTNQERQYKVFYLGAKQEIVDKAVSNTAKLFPSFNVVGSHHGYFAENEENELVAQINKSGADILFVGTGFPKQEVFINKHKAQLAVPIKITVGGSFDVIAGVLKRAPLWMQKMGIEWFFRLLQEPSRITRMYLIPYELFQLYLYEKKHGK is encoded by the coding sequence ATGGATAATAACTTATTAGGATTTTCTTTTTTTTCTGGAAACTACCAAAGTCTGATTAAAGAAATTGATAATTACCTTAGAAAAAACCAGAGTTGTTTTATAATAACTCCCACCACTGAGATTCTTTATGCTTCTTATAAAGATTCTTATCTTTCGGGTATCCTCAAATCCGCAGATATTTTGTTGCCTGATAGTATCACTTTAGTTAAATTAGCAAAGGTTTTCAGAAAAGGTTTTACCAAAAGAGTAACTGGAATAGATACGATTTATGCACTAGGCACTAATCAAGAAAGACAATATAAGGTTTTTTACTTAGGAGCTAAACAAGAAATAGTAGACAAAGCTGTGAGCAATACCGCTAAGTTGTTTCCTTCCTTTAACGTAGTTGGTAGTCATCATGGCTATTTCGCTGAAAACGAAGAAAATGAGCTAGTTGCGCAGATAAACAAGAGTGGCGCGGATATTTTATTTGTCGGTACAGGCTTTCCTAAACAAGAAGTTTTTATTAACAAACATAAAGCTCAATTAGCGGTGCCAATCAAAATAACTGTTGGTGGGAGCTTTGATGTTATTGCTGGAGTGTTAAAAAGAGCACCACTTTGGATGCAGAAAATGGGGATAGAGTGGTTTTTTAGATTATTACAAGAACCTAGTAGGATTACCAGAATGTATCTTATTCCTTATGAATTGTTTCAGCTTTACCTTTATGAAAAAAAACATGGCAAATAA
- a CDS encoding glycosyltransferase — MGKKISVVIGTYNLKDKLKLVLDSLNDQSLQPDLYEVLVVDSESDDGTDKFIVTAKYKYSLKYFRQKNEGKASARNRGIKEASAKLVLITDADMIAHRDLLKEHLNLQQENDFNVLVEGKTWVLTKESLPVLEHLRRPYITHHVKHKQRLDFYYCLTGNLSFPKKFFEEFGGFDEMFKNYGWEDVAFGFELLRKQGKKLIYSDKAENYHFHVWSDVEEIYRRENMGKSVHLIIQKYPSLKSFLGINFLNKMIFNYLSRKNQLREKWLVILESGQTLGKWKKLLLREYYFQKGYLSEEKNK, encoded by the coding sequence ATGGGAAAAAAAATTAGTGTTGTTATCGGTACTTATAATCTAAAGGATAAACTTAAGTTAGTTTTGGATTCATTAAATGACCAATCACTCCAACCTGATTTATATGAAGTGCTTGTTGTGGATAGTGAGAGTGATGATGGTACAGATAAATTTATTGTTACAGCTAAATATAAATATTCTCTTAAATATTTCAGACAAAAGAATGAAGGCAAGGCTTCGGCAAGAAACAGAGGGATAAAAGAGGCGTCAGCTAAACTTGTATTAATTACTGATGCAGACATGATTGCTCATAGAGATTTACTGAAGGAACATTTGAATCTTCAACAAGAAAATGATTTTAATGTTTTAGTGGAAGGAAAGACTTGGGTATTAACTAAAGAGTCTTTGCCTGTTTTGGAGCATTTACGAAGACCATATATTACGCATCATGTTAAGCATAAACAAAGACTAGATTTTTATTATTGTTTGACTGGTAACTTATCTTTTCCTAAGAAATTTTTTGAAGAATTTGGTGGATTTGATGAAATGTTCAAAAATTATGGTTGGGAAGATGTTGCCTTTGGCTTTGAGCTTTTAAGAAAACAAGGTAAAAAGCTAATTTATTCGGATAAAGCAGAAAATTATCATTTTCACGTCTGGTCTGATGTGGAAGAAATTTACAGAAGAGAAAATATGGGAAAATCAGTACATTTGATTATTCAAAAATATCCATCTTTAAAAAGTTTTTTAGGTATCAATTTTTTAAATAAAATGATCTTTAATTATTTATCAAGAAAAAATCAGTTACGAGAGAAGTGGCTTGTTATTCTTGAAAGTGGTCAAACTTTAGGTAAATGGAAGAAGTTGCTTCTGCGAGAGTATTATTTTCAAAAAGGATATTTGAGTGAAGAAAAAAATAAATAG
- a CDS encoding FAD:protein FMN transferase, with protein MKKKINSLFLLVIMLSLFLYLFFNRQAYEFSGYTMGTTYKVVIYARLINSEKLREMKVAIEDELYKLNLIFSTFEPNSEVSKLNSASVNVKYDLGDELYSVLSLAKETYLETNGYYDPTVDPLVRLWGFGRENKYTYPSTLEIESMLSFVGYDKLIIADNSVVKKENVTIDLASIAKGYAVDRLVAVLTKFEQKDFMVEIGGELYVKGDEFYRDGWDVIIVNPENNNSAMLMLRLKNKGVATSGSYRNFRLHEGGKKYHHIIDVKTGYPVFNDLLSVTIVADNVAKADALATGIFVMGTEAGLQLINSLKDVEGVLIEKREKGLKVIKSSGL; from the coding sequence GTGAAGAAAAAAATAAATAGTCTTTTTTTGTTAGTAATTATGCTTTCCTTGTTTTTATATTTATTTTTTAATAGACAAGCCTATGAGTTTTCCGGTTATACAATGGGGACTACTTATAAGGTAGTAATTTATGCTAGGTTGATTAATTCTGAAAAGTTGCGAGAAATGAAAGTAGCGATTGAGGATGAGTTGTATAAGCTGAATCTTATCTTTTCAACATTTGAACCAAATAGCGAGGTTAGTAAATTAAATTCAGCTTCAGTTAATGTAAAATATGATTTAGGTGATGAATTATATAGTGTTTTGTCTTTAGCTAAAGAGACGTATTTAGAAACTAATGGGTACTATGATCCGACAGTTGATCCACTTGTTCGGCTTTGGGGTTTTGGACGAGAGAATAAATATACGTATCCATCCACACTAGAGATTGAATCAATGTTAAGCTTTGTAGGTTATGATAAATTAATCATTGCTGACAACAGCGTTGTGAAAAAAGAAAACGTCACTATCGACCTTGCTTCAATCGCTAAGGGCTATGCTGTAGACAGATTGGTTGCTGTTTTGACTAAGTTTGAACAAAAGGATTTTATGGTAGAAATTGGAGGAGAACTTTACGTTAAAGGTGACGAGTTTTATCGTGATGGTTGGGATGTTATTATTGTTAATCCAGAAAATAACAACAGCGCGATGTTGATGCTGAGGTTAAAGAACAAAGGTGTTGCCACAAGTGGTAGCTATAGGAACTTTAGGCTACATGAAGGTGGCAAAAAATATCATCACATCATTGATGTCAAAACAGGTTATCCTGTTTTTAATGATTTATTGAGCGTTACTATTGTTGCCGATAATGTTGCCAAAGCAGATGCCTTAGCAACTGGTATCTTTGTGATGGGTACAGAGGCAGGGCTGCAATTAATTAATTCTTTAAAAGATGTTGAAGGAGTATTAATTGAAAAAAGAGAAAAAGGTCTAAAGGTTATCAAGAGTAGTGGGCTTTAA
- the pgeF gene encoding peptidoglycan editing factor PgeF, with the protein MGFNYYISNRDDGNISFYAGTGDVLANRKAICTKLGLLIENLVVMKQSHSSDFYVVGMEDASKGALNGESALNNVDALITSEKDLVLMVQGADCPLIGLYNEESGVLAAIHSGWKGTLGRIIPRVLEHMKAEMGCDHKFTKVIVSPFAKGCCYEVGEEFRETFKDNSSAFNYKDDKLFFDLEIILKEQLLSCGIRQEMIFVEDECTICGKIFYSYRKNKSNAGRFSLLVWMTS; encoded by the coding sequence GTGGGCTTTAATTACTACATTTCTAATCGTGATGATGGTAATATTTCTTTTTATGCAGGGACAGGTGACGTTTTAGCTAATCGTAAAGCTATTTGCACTAAACTAGGTTTGTTAATTGAGAATTTAGTTGTTATGAAACAGAGTCATTCCTCAGATTTTTATGTGGTAGGAATGGAGGATGCCTCTAAAGGGGCCCTTAATGGTGAGAGTGCACTTAATAATGTAGATGCCTTGATTACTAGCGAGAAAGACCTTGTCTTGATGGTACAAGGAGCAGATTGTCCCTTGATCGGTCTTTATAATGAAGAGAGTGGGGTTTTGGCAGCCATTCATTCCGGATGGAAGGGGACTCTTGGGAGAATCATTCCTAGGGTGCTTGAGCATATGAAAGCTGAAATGGGTTGTGATCATAAATTCACGAAAGTTATTGTCTCTCCTTTCGCTAAAGGTTGTTGTTATGAAGTTGGTGAAGAGTTCAGAGAAACTTTTAAAGATAACAGCTCGGCCTTTAATTATAAGGATGATAAATTGTTTTTTGATTTGGAAATTATCCTCAAAGAGCAGTTGTTGTCTTGTGGTATTAGACAAGAAATGATTTTTGTTGAAGATGAATGTACTATATGCGGAAAAATTTTCTATTCTTATAGAAAAAACAAGTCAAATGCAGGTAGGTTTAGCCTTTTGGTTTGGATGACCTCTTGA
- the acpS gene encoding holo-ACP synthase: MNCFSFTFMKKNMANKYTTGIDVVSVERFKEILKDEHFKNRVFSEEELAYIFKSDNESLKLNRMAARFAAKEAFFKAVSSIKDLIMKEVSVTHEEDGRPYLVFTGKTKDFIEQNNISCDLSISHDGGFAVATVICYQLAD; the protein is encoded by the coding sequence ATGAATTGTTTCAGCTTTACCTTTATGAAAAAAAACATGGCAAATAAATACACCACTGGAATTGATGTTGTTTCTGTAGAAAGATTTAAGGAAATTCTTAAAGACGAGCATTTTAAAAACCGTGTTTTTTCTGAAGAGGAATTAGCTTACATCTTTAAGTCGGATAATGAGTCACTAAAACTCAACCGAATGGCTGCTCGATTTGCAGCTAAGGAAGCATTCTTCAAGGCAGTTTCTAGTATTAAAGATTTAATAATGAAAGAAGTCTCTGTGACACACGAAGAAGATGGGCGTCCTTATTTGGTTTTTACTGGTAAGACAAAAGATTTTATCGAACAGAATAATATATCGTGTGATCTTTCTATTTCCCATGATGGCGGATTCGCAGTAGCAACAGTTATCTGTTATCAGTTAGCAGATTGA